One genomic window of Phycisphaerales bacterium includes the following:
- a CDS encoding RluA family pseudouridine synthase, producing MNLSIEPNERVTFTVCYEDEHLLVVNKKARLATVPGKAHASDTLLNGLFCRYGAKLQNVGKAREFGMMHRLDKPTSGLLLVALSTESYDALADLFRNRELAKFYYAITRRAPAKLPTGTINRPILEEQKDKKLARIASSGKPALTAYRLVEQNPAAALLECRAITGRLHQVRVHLASIGCAILGDDLYANPTVADAASRMMLHAHRLAFKHPMTGQQVDVHAPLPRDFVATLKRIGLGKPGTSSPNP from the coding sequence ATGAACCTCAGCATCGAGCCCAACGAGCGCGTGACCTTCACGGTCTGCTACGAAGACGAGCACCTGCTGGTCGTCAACAAGAAGGCGCGCCTCGCCACGGTGCCGGGCAAGGCGCACGCCAGCGACACCCTGCTCAACGGCTTGTTCTGTCGGTACGGCGCGAAGCTCCAGAACGTCGGCAAGGCTCGCGAGTTCGGCATGATGCACCGCCTCGACAAGCCCACCAGCGGCTTGCTCCTGGTCGCCCTCTCGACCGAGAGCTACGACGCCCTGGCCGACCTCTTCCGCAACCGGGAACTGGCCAAGTTCTACTACGCCATCACCCGCCGAGCGCCCGCCAAGCTGCCGACCGGCACGATCAACCGCCCGATCCTCGAAGAACAGAAGGACAAGAAGCTCGCCCGCATCGCCAGCAGCGGCAAGCCCGCGCTCACGGCCTACCGGCTCGTCGAGCAGAACCCCGCGGCGGCGTTGCTCGAGTGCCGGGCCATTACCGGTCGCCTCCACCAGGTCCGCGTGCACCTTGCCTCCATCGGCTGCGCAATCCTGGGCGACGACCTCTACGCCAATCCGACCGTGGCCGACGCCGCCAGCCGCATGATGCTGCACGCCCACCGCCTGGCGTTCAAGCATCCCATGACCGGCCAGCAGGTGGACGTGCACGCGCCGCTTCCCAGAGACTTCGTCGCCACCCTCAAACGCATCGGCCTGGGCAAGCCGGGCACTTCCAGCCCGAATCCCTAG
- a CDS encoding 6-phosphogluconolactonase, with translation MDLPPIELENDPTPPLLRDTVAFEASTEEALAALASDLTLQATACVREFGSFHLGVSGGATLSLLERLCRELMTDPAYRSLPWRDTHLWAIDEAPVAHDQPQSVYGVLRDLIIGHSGIPRDQVHGISAFRPAADDEYERQLQKHLGARPTGHDRLDMAVLGLGGDGVAGRLDPEHARREDRLVVRLPDQSVTLTERMLAGSRFLGVLAVGKQVRGALEAIADGGQSPVPELLGGHTRWYVDHDATGQESW, from the coding sequence GTGGATCTCCCGCCCATCGAACTTGAGAATGACCCGACCCCGCCGCTGCTCCGCGACACCGTCGCGTTCGAGGCCTCGACCGAAGAAGCGCTCGCCGCCCTCGCCAGCGACCTCACCCTCCAGGCGACCGCCTGCGTCCGGGAGTTCGGCAGCTTCCACCTGGGCGTCTCGGGCGGCGCCACGCTGAGCCTGCTCGAGCGACTCTGCCGAGAGCTCATGACCGACCCTGCCTACCGATCCCTGCCCTGGCGCGACACCCACCTCTGGGCCATCGACGAGGCCCCCGTCGCGCACGACCAGCCGCAGAGCGTGTACGGTGTGCTGCGAGACCTCATCATCGGCCACTCGGGAATCCCAAGAGACCAGGTCCACGGCATCTCTGCTTTCAGGCCCGCCGCCGACGACGAATACGAGCGCCAGCTCCAGAAGCACCTCGGCGCCCGGCCCACCGGCCACGACCGGCTGGACATGGCCGTGCTCGGGCTGGGTGGAGACGGCGTCGCCGGCCGGCTCGACCCCGAGCACGCCCGCCGCGAGGACCGCCTGGTCGTCCGCCTGCCCGACCAGTCGGTCACGCTCACCGAGCGCATGCTCGCGGGCAGTCGGTTCCTGGGCGTGCTCGCGGTGGGCAAGCAGGTACGCGGCGCCCTCGAAGCCATCGCCGACGGCGGGCAGTCGCCCGTTCCCGAACTCCTCGGCGGCCACACGCGCTGGTACGTCGACCACGACGCGACCGGCCAAGAGAGCTGGTAG